The Scomber scombrus chromosome 5, fScoSco1.1, whole genome shotgun sequence genome window below encodes:
- the LOC133980869 gene encoding diablo IAP-binding mitochondrial protein-like isoform X1, which yields MQAVRQCSVCASRTAGGLLRNPADIPLLRTNKSVLRRGAACTRLLSSSESVLYSSRNLGVQKLGEWKDAAHASMASLSVGRRLCVVPFTQQVENLSHDSLIKRAASVVTDSSSTFLSQTTLAFIDALTDYSRAVHTRVALQRRYLASIGKLTRAEEDSLRQVIHGQRAEASDRLEECKHFESTWINAVNLCKMAAEAACTSGAEQASITVRTNIQVAQSQVEEARKMSADADKKLAETKVEEIQRMAEYASSLEGGEELEIHEAYLRED from the exons ATGCAAGCCGTTCGACAGTGTTCAGTGTGTGCCAGCCGTACTGCTGGAGGACTTCTGCGAAATCCGGCAGACATTCCATTGCTGAGGACCAATAAGAGTGTACTCAGGAGAGGAGCAGCCTGCACACGTCTCCTAAG CAGTTCTGAGAGTgtcctctacagcagcaggaatcTTGGAGTCCAGAAGTTGGGGGAATGGAAAGATGCTGCACACGCAAGCATGGCATCTTTAAGTGTTGGCCGCAGGCTTTGTGTTGTCCCCTTTACACAG CAAGTGGAAAACCTCTCTCATGACTCCCTGATCAAAAGAGCAGCCTCAGTGGTCACAGACAGTTCAAGTACTTTCCTCTCCCAGACCACTTTGGCTTTCATAGATGCCCTCACAGACTATTCACGG GCTGTGCACACACGTGTTGCTCTCCAAAGACGCTATTTGGCCTCAATAGGAAAACTGACCCGAGCAGAAGAGGACTCCCTCCGGCAGGTGATCCATGGCCAGCGAGCTGAG GCTAGTGACAGACTGGAGGAATGCAAACACTTTGAGTCGACCTGGATCAATGCTGTCAACTTGTGTAAAATGGCAGCTGAGGCAGCGTGCACTTCAG GAGCTGAGCAGGCGTCCATCACGGTGAGGACAAACATTCAGGTGGCCCAGTCTCAGGTGGAGGAGGCACGGAAAATGTCAGCGGATGCAGATAAGAAGTTGGCCGAGACTAAAGTAGAAGAGATCCAAAGAATGGCAGAATATGCTTCCTCCCTAGAGGGTGGTGAGGAGCTTGAGATACATGAGGCCTATCTACGGGAGGACTAA
- the LOC133980869 gene encoding diablo IAP-binding mitochondrial protein-like isoform X2: MQAVRQCSVCASRTAGGLLRNPADIPLLRTNKSVLRRGAACTRLLSSESVLYSSRNLGVQKLGEWKDAAHASMASLSVGRRLCVVPFTQQVENLSHDSLIKRAASVVTDSSSTFLSQTTLAFIDALTDYSRAVHTRVALQRRYLASIGKLTRAEEDSLRQVIHGQRAEASDRLEECKHFESTWINAVNLCKMAAEAACTSGAEQASITVRTNIQVAQSQVEEARKMSADADKKLAETKVEEIQRMAEYASSLEGGEELEIHEAYLRED, encoded by the exons ATGCAAGCCGTTCGACAGTGTTCAGTGTGTGCCAGCCGTACTGCTGGAGGACTTCTGCGAAATCCGGCAGACATTCCATTGCTGAGGACCAATAAGAGTGTACTCAGGAGAGGAGCAGCCTGCACACGTCTCCTAAG TTCTGAGAGTgtcctctacagcagcaggaatcTTGGAGTCCAGAAGTTGGGGGAATGGAAAGATGCTGCACACGCAAGCATGGCATCTTTAAGTGTTGGCCGCAGGCTTTGTGTTGTCCCCTTTACACAG CAAGTGGAAAACCTCTCTCATGACTCCCTGATCAAAAGAGCAGCCTCAGTGGTCACAGACAGTTCAAGTACTTTCCTCTCCCAGACCACTTTGGCTTTCATAGATGCCCTCACAGACTATTCACGG GCTGTGCACACACGTGTTGCTCTCCAAAGACGCTATTTGGCCTCAATAGGAAAACTGACCCGAGCAGAAGAGGACTCCCTCCGGCAGGTGATCCATGGCCAGCGAGCTGAG GCTAGTGACAGACTGGAGGAATGCAAACACTTTGAGTCGACCTGGATCAATGCTGTCAACTTGTGTAAAATGGCAGCTGAGGCAGCGTGCACTTCAG GAGCTGAGCAGGCGTCCATCACGGTGAGGACAAACATTCAGGTGGCCCAGTCTCAGGTGGAGGAGGCACGGAAAATGTCAGCGGATGCAGATAAGAAGTTGGCCGAGACTAAAGTAGAAGAGATCCAAAGAATGGCAGAATATGCTTCCTCCCTAGAGGGTGGTGAGGAGCTTGAGATACATGAGGCCTATCTACGGGAGGACTAA
- the LOC133980986 gene encoding LOW QUALITY PROTEIN: odorant receptor 131-2-like (The sequence of the model RefSeq protein was modified relative to this genomic sequence to represent the inferred CDS: substituted 1 base at 1 genomic stop codon): MTNNSSVGGAYLRRQVNFQVILVQLLVLIFLCINLLLIVTFFSKDVFYTTMRYILFAVTLLSDSLILIMSDVVLILSYFRFIIQMWLCVIIYIVVSLHTFVTPITLTAMTLERFVAICMPLRHAELCTIHSTLHCILIIHGLSSIPCIVILFIFFASATHSFYTQDRICSVEIFVLRNWQGHLRSAISQFYFLIMCITIVFSYVKIMKVAKAASGENKKSTWRGLRTVILHGFQLLLCLIQLWCPFIEAAVLQIDLMLFINVRYFNYISFYLAPRCLSPLIYGLRDEMFFHALKYYALCGLYKKQXSDLFCS; encoded by the coding sequence ATGACTAATAACTCATCAGTTGGTGGTGCATATTTGCGGCGCCAGGTCAATTTCCAGGTAATTTTAGTGCAGCTTTTGGTGTTAATCTTCCTTTGCATCAACTTGTTGCTCATTGTGACCTTTTTTTCTAAGGATGTCTTCTACACAACCATGCGCTACATCTTATTTGCTGTTACACTGCTATCTGATAGCCTGATATTAATCATGTCTGATGTTGTGCTCATCTTGAGCTATTTCCGTTTTATCATACAGATGTGGTTGTGTGTTATTATATACATTGTTGTGTCTCTGCACACTTTTGTCACACCAATTACTCTAACAGCAATGACCCTGGAGCGCTTTGTGGCCATTTGCATGCCCCTGCGGCATGCAGAGCTGTGCACCATACACAGTACTCTACACTGCATCTTAATCATTCATGGCCTCAGCTCTATACCCTGTATTGTTattctcttcatcttctttgcATCTGCTACCCACAGCTTCTACACCCAGGACAGAATATGCTCTGTGGAGATATTTGTATTGCGCAATTGGCAGGGTCATCTTAGGTCAGCTATAAGTCAGTTCTACTTCTTGATCATGTGCATCACCATTGTGTTTTcttatgttaaaataatgaaagtgGCCAAAGCTGCATCAGGAGAGAACAAAAAATCAACATGGAGAGGGCTCAGGACAGTGATTCTTCATGGCTTTCAGCTGCTCCTCTGTCTCATCCAGCTGTGGTGCCCTTTCATAGAAGCTGCTGTACTTCAGATTGATTTAATGTTATTCATTAATGTCAGATACTTTAATTACATTAGTTTTTATCTTGCTCCAAGATGTCTGAGTCCTCTCATTTATGGTCTTAGGGACGAAATGTTCTTTCATGCACTGAAATACTACGCTCTCTGTGGATTGTATAAGAAACAATGATCAGATTTATTTTGCTCATGA
- the LOC133980244 gene encoding odorant receptor 131-2-like, whose product MTNNSSVGRAYLLRQINFQVILVQLLVLIFLCINVLLIVTFFSKDVFYVNMRYILFAVTLLSDSLILIMSDVVLILSYFRFTMQVGMCVIMSIFLLLYTFVTPFTLTAMTLERFVAICMPLRHAELCSTHRALHCILIIHGLSSVRCIGILSIFFASASDRFYTQDRKCSVEMFILRRWHDHFRSAISQFYFLIMCITIVYSYIKITKVAKAASGENKKSTRKGLRTVILHAFQLLLCLFQLWCPLIESAVLQIDFMLFVNVRYFTYITFYLAPRCLSPLIYGLRDEMFFHALKYYALCGLYKKQ is encoded by the coding sequence ATGACTAATAACTCATCAGTTGGTAGAGCGTACTTGCTGCGCCAAATCAATTTCCAGGTTATTTTAGTGCAGCTTCTGGTGTTAATCTTTCTTTGCATCAACGTGTTGCTCATTGTGACCTTTTTTTCTAAGGATGTCTTCTACGTAAACATGCGTTACATCTTATTTGCTGTCACACTGCTATCTGATAGCCTGATATTAATCATGTCTGATGTTGTGCTCATCTTGAGCTATTTCCGTTTTACAATGCAGGTTGGTATGTGTGTCATTATGTCtatttttttgcttctttataCTTTTGTCACACCGTTTACTCTGACAGCAATGACCCTGGAGCGCTTTGTGGCCATTTGCATGCCCCTGCGGCATGCAGAGCTGTGCTCCACACACAGAGCTCTGCACTGCATCCTCATCATTCATGGCCTCAGCTCTGTACGCTGTATTGGTATTCTCTCCATCTTCTTTGCATCTGCTTCCGACAGGTTCTACACCCAGGACAGAAAATGCTCTgtggaaatgttcattttgcGTAGATGGCATGATCATTTTAGGTCAGCAATAAGTCAGTTCTACTTCTTAATCATGTGCATCACCATTGTTTACTCTTATATTAAAATAACGAAAGTGGCCAAAGCTGCATCAGGAGAGAATAAAAAATCAACAAGGAAAGGGCTCAGGACAGTGATTCTTCATGCTTTTCAGCTGCTCTTGTGTCTCTTCCAGCTGTGGTGCCCTTTAATAGAATCTGCTGTACTTCAGATTGATTTCATGTTGTTTGTAAATGTCAGATACTTTACCTACATTACTTTTTATCTTGCTCCAAGATGTCTGAGCCCTCTCATTTATGGCCTCAGggatgaaatgttttttcacGCACTGAAATACTACGCTCTCTGTGGATTGTATAAGAAACAATAA